A genomic window from Triticum urartu cultivar G1812 chromosome 7, Tu2.1, whole genome shotgun sequence includes:
- the LOC125518111 gene encoding putative cysteine-rich receptor-like protein kinase 20 yields MASPWGSPSSSLWVTLGQASNVAQLVGVDALGLISMVVQAALAARRHRDACMQLAQHVELVGGLLKEPELADLMRREATRRPLEQLRSALRRCYALVTACQDCSYLRRLLLGARMGNELRAAQHEIDMFIRLIPLIALVDNSTNTHRVQEAAEQVDGIFIEGSNHRVRFAARVLDITEIRVQGARKLCNVREHPSLGIVGTQEQKTLDNKELVKLCMLTLENYPGFTEFSYFQIMDATDKFSEKRYLGSGGFATAYKGQLPQGFVVGIKRFDHRATLSDFSNELQLARLQYTNIIRLLGWCIHGKERILIYKFMQNGSLDCHIFDRIKGPLLDWSKRLKIIKGLVEGLVYLHKHSMLHIVHRDLKPNNILLEYDMTPKISDFGSAKTLCSDITEEHTSRVVATSGYIAPEYASRGVYSLKTDVFSFGILVLETISGRKNTVLDKRGDTVGDLVRDAWHMWKDQRLRELVDPSLGNGYDIAEITRCAQVALLCSQEDPADRPTMTDIAAMLSSESMRLPVEPKRPYVLSEGGAGEVTYINQSSRTIDITITSSATVLTRVRIIVDPEV; encoded by the exons ATGGCGAGCCCATGGGGCAGCCCCTCGAGCAGCCTGTGGGTCACGCTGGGTCAGGCCTCCAACGTGGCGCAGCTAGTCGGCGTGGACGCGCTCGGGCTAATCTCCATGGTCGTGCAGGCCGCCCTGGCTGCGCGCCGCCACCGGGACGCCTGCATGCAGCTCGCGCAGCACGTCGAGCTCGTCGGCGGCTTGCTGAAGGAGCCGGAGCTCGCCGATCTGATGCGGCGGGAGGCCACCAGGCGGCCGCTGGAGCAGCTCCGCAGCGCGCTGCGGCGGTGCTACGCGCTCGTGACCGCGTGCCAGGACTGCAGCTACCTCCGCCGCCTGCTCCTCGGCGCACGGATGGGCAACGAGCTCCGCGCCGCGCAGCACGAGATCGACATGTTCATCCGCCTCATCCCGCTCATCGCCCTCGTCGACAATTCTACAAACACTCATCGTGTCCAG GAAGCTGCGGAGCAGGTCGACGGTATATTCATAGAAGGTTCAAACCACCGTGTCAG GTTTGCAGCAAGAGTTTTAGATATTACTGAGATACGTGTCCAAGGAGCTCGCAAACTCTGCAATGTTCGGGAACATCCGTCACTAG GAATTGTAGGCACGCAAGAACAGAAAACCCTCGACAACAAAGAACTAGTGAAGCTTTGTATGCTCACGTTAGAAAATTACCCAGGATTCACAGAGTTCAGCTACTTTCAAATCATGGATGCTACAGATAAATTCTCAGAGAAGAGATATCTTGGGTCTGGTGGATTTGCAACAGCATACAAG GGTCAGTTGCCCCAAGGATTTGTGGTTGGCATCAAAAGATTCGATCACCGTGCAACATTATCTGATTTCAGCAATGAATTGCAGCTTGCTAGGCTTCAGTATACCAATATAATAAGGTTACTGGGGTGGTGCATCCATGGAAAAGAAAGGATTCTGATCTACAAGTTCATGCAGAATGGTTCCTTGGACTGTCACATATTTG ACAGGATAAAAGGACCGTTGCTAGATTGGTCTAAGAGACTCAAAATAATCAAGGGGTTGGTAGAGGGGCTTGTTTACCTGCACAAACACTCAATGTTACATATTGTCCATAGGGACTTGAAACCAAATAACATTCTCTTGGAATATGACATGACCCCAAAGATTTCTGATTTTGGATCAGCTAAAACACTGTGTTCAGACATAACAGAAGAGCACACAAGCAGGGTGGTGGCCACTAG TGGTTACATTGCTCCAGAGTATGCATCTCGAGGAGTTTACTCACTGAAGACAGATGTCTTCAGCTTTGGCATCTTGGTTCTGGAGACCATTAGCGGACGAAAGAACACTGTACTCGACAAGCGAGGGGATACTGTTGGCGATCTTGTACGAGAT GCCTGGCATATGTGGAAGGACCAAAGGTTGCGTGAGCTTGTGGATCCGTCTCTAGGGAACGGATACGACATCGCCGAGATAACGCGATGTGCTCAGGTGGCACTGCTCTGTTCTCAGGAAGATCCAGCAGATCGGCCCACCATGACTGACATAGCTGCAATGCTGAGCTCTGAAAGCATGAGGCTACCAGTGGAGCCTAAGCGGCCTTACGTGCTGAGTGAAGGGGGTGCTGGTGAAGTTACATACATAAACCAATCAAGCCGGACAATAGACATAACCATAACGAGTTCAGCCACAGTGCTGACTAGAGTTCGAATCATCGTAGACCCGGAGGTTTGA